GGCATGGTGTTGTGCAGAGGAGGCTGTAACAAAATGTACTATTGATATACAAACTCACAATTGAAAAGCCATCTAGGCAGGTGCTGGCCTGAGATTCAAGTGAATCATGTATTTGATGTAAGAATCTGGCTGATATACCGAACTCAGAATCAATGGTGCCAGTGAACACATAAAGTCCTTTTAGAAGTGCCTGGTGCACTCCACGCTTACTTTCATGCCACTGGACAGCAAGGGGCTTCAACCTTACCTCTCTTGAACAATTACACATCATAAAGTGCCTTGAAACATTGCAGATCTCCAACTACCCTAAGCTCCAAACTCGACAAATAGAGACTGCCCATCTCCCTCTCTTGCGTGAAATCAAGAACTGCCCTTGGCAGAAACATTGGCACTGAGTTAAAAAAGGGGAAGATTGGTGGCATATGGCTCAGATTCCGCGCGTATTGATAGACGATGTGCTATTTTGATAATGTTGAGACCATATCAATGGACAATCAGGTACTCTTGCTGTATGTTCTAAATCGTTTTCTTCAAAAAGCATGATGCCACTCTATTAACCAAACTTGTGTTGTATTCCCTtccctcccccctccccctttTTCGGGTTAGCTTGTGCTTCCTCACTCTGAGATTCTGATTATTGATCCTGGTCTCAATCTTTCCATTAACAATCTTTTAAGATTCCCTTGCCTACAGGTGGATAGTATACTTTTTGggtctcaaatttattttccattggCTTAATGAAATTCAGAATCCACTAAATACATAAGTGTATCATATCTCTTTGTAAGGGACAAGTTTGAGCTCTTTAtctattcttttaatttatttaattatttaattaccACTTGGCGCTCTTTGcaaatgtccttccaaataaGCAACAAACTACTCTTTGTAACACTTCTACCTAATATTTCTatcataaatgtttttattaagaatcaaaattaatattttgaatataaatataaaaaaaggcatcttgaaagtatttttaataacaaaaaaattaaaaaatgtttatcaaatattaatccaaaaatcactttaaatgattttttgagttttgagcaaaaataatgtatttgaaaaaaaaaaaattcccaaactaaaccttcaaataaaataattctcaaactAACTCATCTCAATTATTTGAATATCCATATTGCTTGagaattttaatatattttttttgtcacaaaacCATAGTTACTATCCAAAAAAACCTTCATTTTCACATGCTAATCAAATTTGGTACTCTACCATCTTAAAAATGGCATTTTAGTGTCATCTCATGCCCATggactttcttctttttccaattGGTTTGGTTCCCTACAAAAGcacaaaattattagattaaataaatgaataaaaggggcgttttagaaaatgataaataataaaaataataaaaagaaaataaacgaaataataaataaaataaataaataaattataataaaaaatcaagtgtCATGTAGGCCATGTAAGAAtgtcatgcaaccatgcaaaccATACAAAAATGCAATCCATTCCAGCCATGCAAACATGCAAAAATTACCTGAAAGGCGACTTAAGTGAGATAGAGTGTGCCTAGATaagcctaagtgggccaagtgcatctaaatgggcctagggtgcctaagtgggcttaaggtggtgcctaatgggccaaatgtatctaaatgggcgtagagtgcctaagtgggcctaaggtggtatCTAATGgaccaagtgcatctaaatgggcctaacaaaaaaggaaaaaaaaaaaaaaaaacctaagtctaaattaaggcTGCCCAGAATCACAATGGGGTCAAATGAGTCCCTCAACCATAGTCTCCAAggtggtgtctaatgggccaTCGAGGAATTATTTGTAAAGTGCCAAATGAACAtgtaataggacatgtgctagtaggacaaaatagagggtctacacaTATTTACTACATGAATACAATTATACCTAACCTGAATTCGTTAAAATTCATATTGCCTTCAAGTGGTGTTCTCGTGTCATATCAAAATTGCCAACCCCAAATGGTTTTTCTTACCAAATTGGGAGGTTGTCAATGGTAATACCTCATTTACTACACAATCTCCATGCAAACCTAAGATTTCATAAATTCATCAAGATtaacaaaaatagttttgtcACCGCTCATGTGGTTACTACAGTCATGATCAAGATACCAAACACTTTACAGTGGCAGTGAgataagaaataaacaaaatttcttctttcattATTTCATCATCATCCTTTTCTTCAGGGAGATTTGCATTATTATAAGACTTGTACAgatatccttttttttctatgcttgtatttcttttcaaattaatcaAGCAACAAAGAATAttaggattttgtttttcaCATCAACACGACCTTTCTTTTTACAATTATAGCAAGTGGGGAGACCGTCATTACCTCCATTGAAGTGCTTCTCATTGAATTGACTTTGGTTTccattttgcttattttttctTGAGCCATAATTTTTCCCTCTACCATGATGCTTTTCGTCTCCTCCATTGGTGCCCTTTTAAGATGAGCCTTTGACTAGAAAGCTTGCTCATCTCAGGTTTCAACAAACCTGCCCAACATTTCTTCATGCATTTTCAAAGAACCCTTTAGATTAGTAAAAGATATATAATTGGTGGGTGGGTATGAAGTCCCTCTGGCTTGATGTGAACTACCAAGTCTACCAAAGAATTTCAACCAAGGAAAATGGTGTTGAACGACCAAATCCCTAATTAAACTTCGAATCCCAAGGTTATGGTCTTTTTGTGATTTCATATAGTATTgaaaaataccatttttctttttcattttgtccAAAGCATCCACAGTAGCAAAGGCTTGCTTAGTAATGATtcttgaaaatggtttttatttttataaaacatttttgatagaaaataattttttgagaatttaatctaaacataagttttttttataacaaatttaatatgtttttagttattttttgtaaCAATTAAAAAGATGTAAGACACTTTGAAAACTTTTGAATTATAGtacttttatgaaaaataaaccaataaaactattttccacattttcattttcaaatagaattttattcctCAAAATAACtaagaattgtttttcaaaattttccaaacaaaTCCATAgtatctatatataaaaaaatttcatgcatTAACGATTTTATTGTAATTCAATACAAGAATCATAATCCATCTAGAAATTGCATGTAGTTCCTTCTAATTAATTAAGGTTTTAAAATTGAACCCAATTGGACAATTCAACTTGTTGGAATATCGACCAATCATCCTACTGTTAAGAAATTGAACAATCTTACCCTTTAAATTGATAGTAAACCACTTGAACTATTGACTTTGTTAAATAaccaaaatttctaaaaatttaaatttatagaaTTTATCTTCAATATGCATATTATGCTCTTACCAGCCTCGCTCATGTGCCACAACGTGGAGagataaacaatataaataattattcaataaGACCTCCTACCGAATTAAACTCTAATACTATTTTGAATAACCAATTTATTAAAAGCttaatgtcacggacttagtcgttcactaagctcgtgtgacacttagacaagccaagacgcttgatcttgctaagtcagccttgctcctaatgcttagcttgctcggctaagacactcgcgactcgaaagcttaagaagcttggtaggcaactcttgaaagaatggaagctttcactaactcaagaaaacctttacaagtgcttggatgctcacttgcttggtgccttggccaaatgaggccctcacctatttataggcaccaatggaactctctagaaccttggagggttccttacaactcaagactattctagaatgtcctacaccattctaggtacaagcctatatacaagtatatacaagagtcttctagaTTTCTCTAGAAAGTCCCGAACTCCTCTCGTGCCTTCCACCAtggtgtagaattgtgtggattcctccaggcttctctagaactttccacactcttcccactctaggagtctctagaagcttcctggctctatataaggccatggggaggctcatttgaataaGCTTGTGACATTAAGCAAGCCTAGCCGCTTAAATTAGTTGGTCCTATAAGAATTAGTTGAACACTATTGggtatttttcttctatttcctaGGTTGCTAtaccttattttttgtttcttgaaatatctatatatatatatatatatatatatatatatatataaactgcATTGCCCCCACTTGCTTTCCCCTTAAATGTAAAAGTGGCAACCATTTCCATTTTTCCCCTAAAcatggtttatatatatatatatatatatatatatatatataaaatgaatatactggatattcatttatatattcACACTAAAGTATTAACAAGATTTatacaatataaaatgaaaaaaataaatagaaaaatcttcttctatttttttatatataatatattcttttaataattaaatataatatttttactaactagtaaaataaaaatattaataaatttatattttattcttatcatgatttaatataataatattaaacataaaatggtaaaatatttcaattattttaaatgtttacaaataattttaatttttgtgagttatttttaattaatgtataagttatatatttataatatcatccTCTAATTATGATCCGACCAAGATTTAACCGTTGATCCAAATCAAAAcctgataattttttttgatttGATGATCAATCcgatgagaaaaatatttatattagcCCTAAAAAATTGTTAGTTTCACCTTACTTGTATATTAAGCTCACAATAAAAGtagattttcataatttttttttatataaatctcaCTTAATCCTCAAAATACCTTGATTTACAACCAAAACTTTTCATTCAATCAATAATGAAATCCAGAAAAGTCAGAAGATGGCTATCATGAAGCTTCAATTAAGTCTACGTTTTTATCACAATGGAAGGAAAATCATGTACAAAGGATGAAAATCTTCAAtcgaattttcattttctatatattGACCAATGAAGAGCAAAGAAAGTTGGCATATGGGGGTCTGCCATGAAAACTTTGGAACCAAAGTTCCTGTACCATCAAGAAGTTGTATTTTCTCTATAATCCTTTCTGGTTTGGAGGTTTCATTTTGGGTCTGCTTACTTCTTCTTCCCTATTCATCTTTCACTTCCTTTGCAAGAGAAACAGAAATGGCAGGGGCTTTAGTTGGAGGTGCGTTTCTCTCAGCTTCTCTCCAAGTTCTATTTGACAGGTTGGCTTCTCGCGAGGTTGTGAGCTTCATTCGGGGGCAGAAGCTCAGCGATGCGCTCCTGAAGAAGTTGGAAAGGAAGTTGCTGGTCGTCCATGAAGTGCTCAACGATGCTGAGGTCAAACAGTTTACAAATCCATATGTGAAGAAGTGGCTGGTCTTGCTTAAAGAGGCCGTGTATGATGCGGAGGACATATTGGATGAGATCGCCACAGAGGCTTTGCGACACAAGGTGGAAGCTGTGCAGTCCCAAACCAGCACAAGTCAGGTGGGTAACATCATGGACATGTCAACCTGGGTTCTCGCTCCATTTGATGGTCAGGGCATAGAGTCTAGGGTGGAGGAGATCATTGATAGACTAGAAGATATGACACGAGACAGAGACGTCCTTCGGTTGAAAGAAGGTGATGGCGAGAAACTGTCACAAAGGTGGCCTTCCACTTCTTTGGTAGATGAATCTCTTGTCTATGGCAGGGATCAAATTAAGGAGGAGATGGTTCAACTGTTGCTGTCCGATAATGCAAGGAGTACTGATGCGATGGGTGTGATCTCCATAGTCGGAATGGGTGGCACAGGCAAAACCACACTTGCCCAGCTGCTCTACAATGACCAAAGGGTGAAGGAACACTTCGATCTCAAGGCATGGGTTTGTGTTTCCGAAGAATTTGATCCTATCAGAGTTACGAAAACAATTCTCGAGGCAATCAATTCATCCACGTCCAATACCACTGATCTAAATCTACTTCAGGTTCAACTGAAGGAGAGAATTaatatgaagaaatttttaCTTGTCCTGGATGATGTTTGGAACGAAGACTCTTGTGACTGGGATGCGCTACGAACTCCACTGATTGTCGGGGCAAAGGGAAGCAAGATTATTGTAACTACGCGAAGCACCAATGTTGCATTTGCCATGCGTGCAGTCCATACTCATTGTTTAGGTGGGTTATCCTCTGAAGATGGTTGGTCCCTGTTCAAAAAACTTGCATTTGAAAGTGGAGACTCAAGTGGGCATCCACAACTAGAAGCAATCGGAGAAAAGATTGTCCACAAGTGCCAAGGTCTACCGCTGGCTATAAAAGCAATGGGGAGTCTCTTACACTCCAAGGTTGAAGCAAGAGAATGGGATGAGGTATTAAACAGTGAATTATGGGATTTGCCCACAAATGCGGTTCTTCCTGCTCTGAGGTTGAGTTATTATTACCTGCCTTCACATCTAAAACGCTGTTTTTCTTATTGTTCAATCTTTCCCAACGACTACAAATTCGAAAAGGAGAAGCTAGTTTTGTTATGGATGGCAGAAGGTTTGTTGGAACAATcaaaaagcaagaaaagaatGGAAGAGGTAGGTAATTTGTACTTTCAAGAACTTCTATCAAAGtcctttttccaaaattcaataaGAAATAAGTCATGTTTTGTAATGCACGACCTCGTTAATGACTTGGCACAATTGGCATCCCTAGaattttctgtttctttggAGGATGGTAAGATACACAGAGTCTCGGAGAAAACTCATCATTTGTCATATTTGATTAGTGGATATGATGTATATGAGAGATTTGATCCACTTTCTCAAATGAAGTGTCTCCGAACATTTTTACcaagaagaaaatattattattcatactTGAGTAATAGAGTTTTACATCATCTATTGCCGGAAATGAAATGTTTACGAGTGTTGTGTTTGAATAATTATCGTATTATTGATTTGCCTCATTCGATTGAGAAGTTGAAACACTTGCGCTACTTGGATCTCTCAATGACAACGATTCAAAAGTTGCCTGAATTAGTTTGTAACTTATACAATTTACAAACAATGATGTTATCAAGATGTTATTGGCTTGTTGAATTACCCTCAAGGAtggaaaaattgattaatttgcgCTACCTTGATATTCGTTATACTTCTTCGGTGAAAGAGATGCCAAGTGAGATATGTAAGTTAAAGAATTTACAGTCACTTTCTACATTTATTGTGGGCCAAAATGGTGGGTTAAGATTGGGAGCATTGAGGGAGCTTTCGGGAAGTCTTGTCATTTCAAAGCTGCAGAATGTAGTATGTGATAGGGATGCATTAGAAGCTAATATGAAGGATAAAAAGTACCTTGATGAGTTGAAGTTTGAGTGGGATAATGAGAACACTGATGTTGGTGTTGTGCAAAATAGAAGGGATATACTTAGCAGCTTACAGCCACATACAAACCTCAAGAGACTCCATATCAATTCTTTTAGTGGTTTAAGCTTTCCAGCTTGGGTAGGAGATCCTTCATTCTTCAATCTTGTTGACCTGGGGCTTCAGAATTGTAACAATTGCTCGTCATTGCCACCACTCGGGCAGCTACCCTCTCTTAAACATCTTTCTATCTTAGAAATGAAAGGAGTTAAAATGGTGGGTAGTGAATTTTATGGGAATGCTTCTTCCTACAACACAATTAAGCCCTCCTTCCCGTCCCTACAAACTCTAAGGTTCGAGAGGATGTACAACTGGGAGAAATGGTTATGTTGTGGATGCAGACGTGGCGAATTCCCTCGTCTTCAGCAGCTTTGTATAAATGAATGTCCCAAACTCACTGGGAAATTACCAAAACAGCTTCGTTCATTGAAGAAACTTGAAATCAGTAGTTCCGAGTTGGTTGTGGGCTCCCTCCGAGCTCCTCAAATCCGTGAAAGGAAAATGGGGTATCATGGTAAATTTCGGTTGAAAAGGCCAGCTGGTGGGTTCACTGATCTCCAAACTtcagaaattgaaatttcagacATCTCTCAATTGGAGGAACTGCCACCACGAATACAGACGCTAAGAATCAGAGAATGTGATTCGATAGAGTGGGTATTGGAGGAGGGAATGCTACAAGGAAGCACATGTCTTCTCCAACATTTGCACATCACAAGTTGTCGTTTCTCCAGACCCTTGCACAGTGTTGGTTTACCCACCACATTGAAGTCACTAATTATCTGGGAGTGTACCAAACTGGAGTTTCTCCTGCCTGCGCTATTGACATCCCACCTTCCATTCCTTgaatatttatacattttttatgttaCCAGCCGTAATTCtttctcattatctttctcATTAAGCATCTTCCCACGGTTGACTCATTTGCACATCCTTGAATTTGAAGGGCTTGCATTCCTCTCCATCTCCATTTCAGAGGGGGATCCCACTTCTCTTAATCGTTTGGATATCCGAAAGTGCCCTGATCTTGTATATATTGAATTGCCCGCTCTTGAGTCAGCACACAATTATATCTTCAGATGCAGGAAGCTGAAGTTGCTGGCGCACACACACTCATCGTTGCAGGAATTGAGGTTAATAGATTGTCCAGAATTGTGGTTTCAGAAAGATGGTTTGCCCTCCGACCTACGTGAAGTTGAAATTTCATCCTGCAACCAACTCACATCTCAGGTGGACTGGGGTTTGCAAAGACTGGCCTCTCTTACAAAATTCACAATCAGTGGTGGATGCCAAGACATGGAATCATTTCCCAAGGAATCCCTACTGCCCTCCACACTTTCCTCTCTTAACATATCTGGTCTTCCGAATCTCAAGTCTCTGGACAGCAAGGGGCTACAACAACTTACCTCTCTAACAACATTATCCATCTCCGATTGCCCTAAGTTCCAATCCTTCGGAGAAGAGGGGCTTCAACATCTTACCtctcttgaaaaattaaagatgGACTCCCTCCCTGTGCTCGAATCCTTGAGAGAAGTAGGTCTTCAACACCTCACCTCTCTTAAAAAATTGTCTATCTCCAATTGCCAACATCTCCAATGCTTGACAAAAGAGAGACTGCCAAACTCCCTCTCTCGTCTGAAAATCAAGAGTTGTCCTTTGCTGGAGCATGGGTGCCAGTTTGAGAAAGGCCAAGATTGGGAATATATAGCTCACATTCCACGCATAGTGATAGGTGGTGTGCTCTACTAAATTACTCATGAAGGTGGTGATTCCACACACATAATGACTTGGGTGTGCTAAATACCGTCAGTCAGGTACTTGTTCCACATTCCAAAAATATtgatgtggcaattaattaaaataGCGAAATTTGTGCGTCTGAATTGCTAATCATTTCTGTTGTGGtaatatatttatgtttctCATGTTAACACAAGTCTCCTAATACACAAACTTGTAAGATTTTATTGCCTATGGTCATGAGACAGACATGGTGCCAAGTAGCCCTCCACGTATAAGAGACTTGTGTTCTTGATATATGCCTATGATCTTTCCAATGAAACAATATTTGATGAGTCTCCTCCTAGAAAGGCAGCAGCAAACACACACACCAGAGACTATTCCATTGGAAATTTGTAATGCCCTATGTCAAATTTTGTTGTCTTGTTGTTGGAGATATGAGTATGCAGAGTACTCTGCCCTttgacttcaaattttttgctCATATGCTACAAgcctgaaaacaaaaaaaaattacataaatattaaGACTAAAAGGGTTTCGCAAGTTTATGTATTTGTTGTGGAATACCAATGATTTAAACACTCGTACATCTTCGAATACCTAGGGTATTGTCTATCTATGTCTATGATGAAATGTGCTTGCAATTTTACCTACATCACAAATAGGCTCTAGGTCTAACTATTGCATGTAAACAATTTCGAATTATATGAatacttattttgattttttgcaagttattttttcaaaggAGTTGAATTAGAATCAAGATATTGTATATTTTCTCCTCTTCCCATCTCATATTAAGTTTCCAAGAAGAACATTAAAGATTTCTTCTgagaaacacatttttttttcataatgagAAATATATCTAGTAAATGGAAgtaatttatatgaatttattttacatttgtGACTTTGAAACAAAACTAGAATCtgagaatttatgaaattagaaaaaggGATCCCTCCAAAAGAGCCTATTATTCAATTTGTTTTGGTTACTATTTTAAGTCCAATTTGTGTTTATTTGGAATGGCACCTGCTTCGACTTCACCCTCTACCTTCACCCTTGCATTTTCATGATTCAGAATATTGAGGTTTTCTTGTACTTGCAGAAGAAAGTAGTCAAAGCACCCTTAAGTTTTGGTCATTGGGAACTGTTCTACTTCAATCTTGCCAAGTTCAGGTCAGTTGTGCATGACATCTACTTGTCCTGAGCTCCTCCTTGAAAGAAGTGGATCTTCAACATCTTGTGCTTCAAGATTAAGATTTGATTGTTGGTTCTGGTAACAAGTCTCCTAATACACAAACTTTTAAGATGTTGTTGCCTATGGTCATAACGCATTGTGCCAATCAGCTCTCCAGGTATAATGAGTGACTTGTCTTATTACATATACTCATGAACCTCTAATTCTGTTCCAGGgactaatttatttatatttactaCAGGCTTTCAATAGGATTTTCTCACTAGACATTTGGCAATGATCTTTCTTCAATGACTCCCCATGGAAGACAACAGCCAAGTTACATGCCCTCAACTCTTTCATTGGTAATTTTCAGCACCCAAGGTCAACTCCCCTTGGACAATCATAATAGTTCTACTCATGGACAATCATAAGAATCTTTATACACTTCTCAACTCTATTCAGAATTATGCATTAACAAAAGTCAATTTTATGCTCTGTTTGTTTGGTACAAATCAGGAACAAAGATATCAAGAATGAACAAAGATTTCTTCTCAGGTAGCTCATACCAAACAAAGTCACTTATATATTCTCAATGACTCAGTTACGTTACCTTTGGAATGGGCAAAGGCTGATTTCTGATTTTCTCTTACATAAGCATACAGGGCACATTTATGGTTAGAGAAATTTTTGAATTGCTTTGGTCCATTTTCTGAGGGTACAACAGAGGAGACGCTCTTCGTAATCTGCAAATTACAAGTTGTTTTTACATCATTTTGTAGGTTGTATGAGGTTGAAATGTGCGATATCTTATACCTAACCAGAAAGAAACAGGTATGTTTTCTTTTGGCTTATGCTTTTCAACAAATAAGGATTTGTTACTTAAATTTgtaacaaaattatttcaaaggTTGTTGGGAATGGAAGGTGGCATGAAGAAGGTTCTGCTCTTTCAGTGCCTAAAAACTTAACTGGAATTGGTCAAGTCTGGTCAAGTTTGAATGAGGTTGCTCTGTATTGGTTTGGCAGTCAGCATTTTACCAGAGGTGGTGTTTGCTGTGCTTCTGCTTGCATAAAGTGAGAGATCACCAATTAGTCACATTTGAAAGGCAAGGATACAGGAATATA
The window above is part of the Vitis riparia cultivar Riparia Gloire de Montpellier isolate 1030 chromosome 12, EGFV_Vit.rip_1.0, whole genome shotgun sequence genome. Proteins encoded here:
- the LOC117925904 gene encoding putative disease resistance RPP13-like protein 1; amino-acid sequence: MGGTGKTTLAQLLYNDQRVKEHFDLKAWVCVSEEFDPIRVTKTILEAINSSTSNTTDLNLLQVQLKERINMKKFLLVLDDVWNEDSCDWDALRTPLIVGAKGSKIIVTTRSTNVAFAMRAVHTHCLGGLSSEDGWSLFKKLAFESGDSSGHPQLEAIGEKIVHKCQGLPLAIKAMGSLLHSKVEAREWDEVLNSELWDLPTNAVLPALRLSYYYLPSHLKRCFSYCSIFPNDYKFEKEKLVLLWMAEGLLEQSKSKKRMEEVGNLYFQELLSKSFFQNSIRNKSCFVMHDLVNDLAQLASLEFSVSLEDGKIHRVSEKTHHLSYLISGYDVYERFDPLSQMKCLRTFLPRRKYYYSYLSNRVLHHLLPEMKCLRVLCLNNYRIIDLPHSIEKLKHLRYLDLSMTTIQKLPELVCNLYNLQTMMLSRCYWLVELPSRMEKLINLRYLDIRYTSSVKEMPSEICKLKNLQSLSTFIVGQNGGLRLGALRELSGSLVISKLQNVVCDRDALEANMKDKKYLDELKFEWDNENTDVGVVQNRRDILSSLQPHTNLKRLHINSFSGLSFPAWVGDPSFFNLVDLGLQNCNNCSSLPPLGQLPSLKHLSILEMKGVKMVGSEFYGNASSYNTIKPSFPSLQTLRFERMYNWEKWLCCGCRRGEFPRLQQLCINECPKLTGKLPKQLRSLKKLEISSSELVVGSLRAPQIRERKMGYHGKFRLKRPAGGFTDLQTSEIEISDISQLEELPPRIQTLRIRECDSIEWVLEEGMLQGSTCLLQHLHITSCRFSRPLHSVGLPTTLKSLIIWECTKLEFLLPALLTSHLPFLEYLYIFYVTSRNSFSLSFSLSIFPRLTHLHILEFEGLAFLSISISEGDPTSLNRLDIRKCPDLVYIELPALESAHNYIFRCRKLKLLAHTHSSLQELRLIDCPELWFQKDGLPSDLREVEISSCNQLTSQVDWGLQRLASLTKFTISGGCQDMESFPKESLLPSTLSSLNISGLPNLKSLDSKGLQQLTSLTTLSISDCPKFQSFGEEGLQHLTSLEKLKMDSLPVLESLREVGLQHLTSLKKLSISNCQHLQCLTKERLPNSLSRLKIKSCPLLEHGCQFEKGQDWEYIAHIPRIVIGGVLY